Proteins encoded within one genomic window of Capsicum annuum cultivar UCD-10X-F1 unplaced genomic scaffold, UCD10Xv1.1 ctg4203, whole genome shotgun sequence:
- the LOC107876926 gene encoding putative F-box protein At4g09190 yields the protein MLPAEKLNGVKQENSEFDEQDNGLINQEDMEKLKLEEQTSSETEVFDLSRKHQVSDEASHQCPNQRNPTKLHWPAEILTEILSKLPVKSLLRFKSVIKSWSSLISSPELTKYHLSLSANNNKDYTNHSVMLRIAQPELNLKECPIMEETNLDYHMKKSGIDCVIKGSVNGLIYVVNEAKELFLWNPAIKKYKKLPDFRTKLKDDGQCTYGFGYDDIHDDYKVVCIFTLTCYPRNFQEINICSLKDDSWRTMHCSRRVTWLIGSEFFPTLVCPLSQNEQGTLQD from the exons ATGCTACCTGCGGAAAAACTAAATGGAGTAAAGCAAGAAAATTCAGAATTTGATGAACAAGATAATGGATTAATCAATCAAGAAGACATGGAAAAGCTGAAACTAGAAGAACAAACAAGTTCTGAAACAGAGGTCTTCGACTTATCAAGAAAACACCAGGTATCGGATGAAGCCTCCCATCAATGCCCAAATCAAAGAAACCCCACAAAACTTCATTGGCCAGCTGAAATCCTTACTGAAATTCTCTCAAAACTTCCCGTTAAATCTCTCTTGCGATTCAAGTCTGTTATAAAATCTTGGAGTTCTTTGATTTCTAGCCCTGAGTTAACCAAATATCATCTAAGTTTATCAGCTAATAATAACAAAGACTACACTAACCATAGCGTTATGTTGAGGATAGCCCAACCAGAACTCAACCTTAAGGAATGTCCTATTATGGAGGAAACTAACTTGGATTATCACATGAAAAAATCCGGTATAGATTGTGTGATTAAGGGTTCTGTCAATGGATTGATTTATGTTGTAAATGAGGCAAAGGAATTATTCCTATGGAACCCAGCAATAAAAAAGTATAAGAAGTTGCctgattttagaactaaattgaAGGATGATGGTCAATGCACATATGGTTTTggatatgatgatatccatgatGATTATAAGGTAGTCTGTATTTTTACTCTTACTTGCTATCCACGTAACTTTCAAGAGATCAATATATGTAGCCTAAAGGACGATTCTTGGCGAACAATGCATTGTTCTAGGAGAGTGACGTGGTTAATTGGCTCAG AATTCTTTCCAACCCTTGTCTGCCCGCTTTCTCAAAATGAACAAGGGACACTACAAGATTGA